The DNA window TTTTTATCTCGGATTTTCCATTCACTTGCAAAGGATTCACACATGGAACATAAATTACCCGAACTTCCCTACGCAATGGACGCGCTTGCCCCCCATATTTCTAAGGAAACATTAGAATTTCATTACGGCAAACATCATCAAACCTACGTCACCAATTTAAACAATCTGATTCGTGGCACTGAGTTTGAAAACGCAAGCCTTGAAGATATCGTCAAAAAATCCTCAGGCGGGGTATTTAATAACGCCGCTCAAGTGTGGAATCACACATTTTACTGGCATTGCTTAAGCCCTAAAGGTGGCAATGAGCCAACGGGTAAACTTGCTGAAGCGATTAATAAAAACTTCAATTCTTTCACCGAGTTTAAAGAAAAATTCACCCAAACCGCGATTACAACCTTTGGTTCTGGTTGGGCGTGGTTAGTACAAAAAGCTGACGGCAGTTTAGCCCTTGTCAGCACCAGCAATGCCGCAACCCCTTTAACAACAGGCGACACCCCTTTATTAACCTGTGACGTATGGGAACATGCTTATTATGTGGACTACCGCAATGCACGTCCTAAATACGTTGAATCCTTCTGGAATCTCGTTAACTGGGAATTTGTAGCGGGTAACTTGAAATAAGTGAAATATTTCGCGGTTTATTAAATTTTTTATCAAATCGCGGTATATAAAAAAGCCTTTAGGTCTATCAAACACCTAAAGGCTTTTTTTATAACGCTTGTTTATAAAAGTTTTTTCCTAACTCTCTATTTTTGCATCACATCGTTGTAGTTCGATATAAATTACTTTGCCGTGTTTAAGTAACCACTGTTTAAATAATGGACAACGTAATTGCCAGCCTGTTGTTGTTTCTATAATAAAACCATGTAAGGCTAATTTATCAATTACAATAATATCATCAGGTTGCTCACCTGCTAATAATTGGAAAACGGTTTGATGACAAGTATGCTCTGTACAAAAATCTGTCCAAAAGCATTGAATAGGATAGTTTTCCCGCTCATTAACCAACTCTTGTAAAACCATTTCTACATCATTGCGGTTCATCTCGCGTCGATTAGTTTTATTCGCAAGGTCAACCAATTCTTTACACGCACGTTGTAATAAAGCGGGATGCCCTTGGGTTTGCTCAAATAATAAATCGGTAGCTTCTTCAGTGTATTGTAAAGGTACAGGTTCTGTGATGAGTTTAATACTGGTTTTTTTATCAAAGTAATCAACAGATAAGCGTTTAGTTTGTACAAAAAACTGCGCCCAATTTGGTTGATATAATTCTGAAAGCAACGCCGCACCCGAAAATAAGAAAATCACTTTATCTTGTGCTTGAGAAAAAGCTCGCATTGCGCTGAGTAATTCATCTGCTTGTTCAGGCTGTTTTTTTAATTTCTTATGCAAAGATTCATATTCATCTAAAGCAAGAATAATCTTTGTGCCACGAATCTCACTTGCAGCAACAAGCGCACTTTTTAATTTATTAAACGCTTCCACCCAATTTTTTGAGGGATGCCATTCAGGGAAATCAGAAAGTTTTAATTGTGTAACCGCTTGTTGATATAAATCCTGAAAAATCGCAACGACACCCGCATTAAAATTGCCGTCTTGGCAATCTATTTTAATCAAGGTAAAACCACTGCCGAGCATTTTCGGTAAAAAGTTTAATAAACTGGTTTTACCAACGCGACGTTGACCTTGTAATAAAAATAAGGGCAATGTCGCAGATGTATTAATGGTATAAGCAAGCGTTTCTTTAATATCATTCCGTTGCATAAAAATCGTTTTATCGTTTTCACTGTCTAACAATAAAGGCGTGCCTTCGCGGTAACAGTTGCGGGCAATGGGTTCTGCTTTTTGGGCTTCCAGCTCATCATTAGCGAGTTGTTGCGCAATGCGTTGATTTAACAAACTCAGTGCCTCGTTATAATAATGATTCCAGTCTCTTGATTCTCTTGCTGTTTGTGCGCTAAATTCATCAAATAATTGTTTAAACCGTTTTAGATGTAGCAGTTTTAAACTAATTGAGGTTTCTTGTTTATAGGTAATTAACTGTTTTTCTAATTGTTCTAAAGATTGCAACCAGTTATCTGATGGTTGATAGTTTGCTTGTTCAGTGGGAATTTTCGGTATGTTAAAAGTAGTTTCAGGAAAGTCCTTCTTTAACCAATAGCCTGTAGTGGTTGTATGGGTTAATTGTGCAACTAAACGACGTTGTAACGGGCGTGATGTTAATAAAAAATCGATAAATTCAGTGCCTAATATTGGATTTTTTTGCGCAACAGTTAGTAATTGTATATCCATTGCAGGCAAGGGAAAAAAGATAACTGCATCATGTATATAAGGGTTATCCGTCAGTGTGACTTGTTGCCGTGCGAATAATAAGTAATAAAGAAAAAATGGAATTCGTGGAAAAAAAATATAAAAACTGATGATAAATGCCAAGCCTCCTGCCAAGCCTCCTGCCAAGCCTCCTGCCAAGCCTACTGCCAAGCCGAATGCCAAGCCTACTGCCAAGCCGAATGCCAAGCCTACTGCCAAGCCTCCTGCCAAGCCTCCTGCCAAGCCTCCTGCCAAGCCTACTGCCAAGCCTACTGCCAAGCCTACTGCCAAGCCTACTGCCAAGCCTACTGCCAAGCCTACTGCCAAGCCTACTGCCAAGCCTCCTGCCAAGCCTACTGCCAAGCCTCCTGCCAAGCCTCCTGCTAAGCCTACTGCCAAGCCTCCTGCCAAGCCGAATGCCAAGCCTCCTGCCAAGCCTCCTGCCAAGCCGAATGCCAAGCCTCCTACATAATTACCAAATAAAGAAAAAATAAATGTCAATAAAAACCAAAGAACACCCTCTTTAAATAAAGCACTGATAAAACGTTGTAATATATGACCTGCATGCTCACCAATACTAAACAACGTCATTAATAGCCCTCCTACCACACTATTTTTAAGTATTGAAAATAGCCATGCGCTATTTATCTGGGCTGGTGATAGATTGATAAAAGGACGTAATGCCAGTAACTGTAAGCGTTCTATACTTTCTGCTTTTCCCCAAAGGTCTAAAAAAGATTCACTAAAATAAGTAGGATATACATTCGGTAAATCCCACGCCCACAGTGCCAATGAAAAAGGGATATATAAAATAAAAAACAGTAAAACTACCCAAGAATAACTTTTTAATAAGCTAATGATTAACTGTTGTTTTGTTAACGTTTTTTCATAGTTTTCTAATAATTCGGGTTCAAATATCATCCAACGCCATAAAGTTAAACTATTGCGCGGAATTGTGGGGCGAGAAAAAGGAGACATGGTTGATATTCCTTAATTAGTTTTTATTGTTTTTCCAAAGGCTATCTTTCAATCCTTTGAGTGAATTGATTAATGGCAATACAAAGCGGAGTTTTTTGACCTGAAAAAACAAAAATTGTGCAGCATAAGCCAGTTTAGAAACTATTTTATCAATCCAATGAGTGAGCGGCGTTTTCGTATTTTGTTTAAAAGAATTCTTCCACTGTTCAATCCATTCAGTTAGTCCGTCATCATCAATTTGTTCTAAACAGGCTAAGTCAGGTTTTATATGCACTAAAAAAGCATATGGATACATATGTTTTTCAATATAAACACACAGCACTTGTTGTGCTTTTTTAGACAATTTTTGATTAATCTCGCTTAATGTCGCCAAAATTTTCTTTTGTCCAAAATGATGTTTTTTTATTTCAATACGGGTGGGAATATCTAAATTTGACGGTCCAGCATGTTGACCCAAATAAAAACTACTTTGGTTATACCGCTCACGAGTTGCACAGACTAATTGAATTCTTCCCCTATTTTTTAAGGCGTTTAAATTGTCTAAAAAATCTAATTGATAGGCTGCATCTAATTCAACAGTATCCATTAATGCATCAAAGTTTTCTAAGAGTAAAAAAACTTGTTTTGGTTGTTGTTCTAACGCATTAACAATATCTCCCCACGATTGAGCCGTTATATTTTGACTTCCTGCTTGCGCCGACATTGCTTGTAAAAAACTGACGTATCGATTACGGCAAGTCTTCATATTAACTAATAATACAAGTGTATTATCAGGTGGATAGCTTTTAATGTCCTGTAAAACTCGTTCTCGTCCGTATTCAGCAAAGCCACATAAATTAACAGCATGATGTTGATTCAGTTCTTTAATCATCAATTCTGTTAATTCATGAAATAAATAAGCCATGATATTCCCCCCAAAAAACCATCAATTAATGGATAAGCTAACCTGATGAAAAAAGAGAGTAACCTCTGCTAGTCTTTCGCGTGTTCCGACAAACCTACTAGGGTTTAAAAACCTAGTAACGCGAGTACGGCGAGTTTCTTTTAATAAAGACAAGAGCTTGAATGTTGTAGGGTGGAATAGCGTAGCGTATTCCACCTTGAAATTCTGCAACAACTGAGCAAAAACAGATTATAAATCGTATGGTGGAATACGCTTTGCTATTCCACCCTACATTTTTTAGTTGAAAATTCTAAACGGTTTTCGCCACTCGCCGAACTAGCGTTAATTTAAATTTAGGACTAGCAGTCCTCACAGGACTGCCAGTCCTTCGTGTCGTTTTATAGTGCGTTTACTTAGTTTAACCTGAGTTCGGCAAGTTTCTTTTAAAAAGACAACAGCTTGTCTGAATCAGAATTTTCAGAATTAAAAAGACAAGAAAATTAAAAGAATAAAAAATTATGTTTTTAATTCTGCTAATTCTGAAAATTCTGTTAATTCTGATTCAGACAAAAAAAGACCTGCTAGGTTTTCAAAACCTAGCAGGTCTCTGTTTTGTTTTATAAAACTTCGTCGAGAGTTAATCACTAACCCATCTCATACGCCTGCAACGCTTCTTCTAACGCCGTTAAACTGTGAATTGGCGCACTACATTGATAACCATGACAAATATAAGCAACTGCTTCGCCTTGTGGCTTGCAATTAGCTAAAACGCCCGTTAATGGTTCGCTTAAATGGTTTGGAATCGCAAAGCATAAACGTTGGGGCGCGTAATCATGCTGACAAACTGCTTGCCATTCGGCTAAATGTTTCGCATCAGCACGAATAATAATGAGTTGTGGCGGAAATAAATAATCTTCTACCGCTAACAATAACGTATTGTGAGCATATGCAATTTGTTCAATCGCAGGTAATGCAATGTTGACAGTCCGCGCAGCAGCGCGTAAATACTCATCATTGCCCAATAAATGCCCTAATCGCCCTAAAACAACTGCCGCAACACCATTGCCAGAAGGAATTGCTTCATCGGCTAACGGTTTTAAACGCGCAATCAGTTGTTCATGATGATTTCCTGTGAAAAAGAATCCGCCTTTTTCTTTATCTTCAAACTCATGTAGTAAAACATCGACCAACTCTAACATAAATGCATAATCGCTGTTATTCCAACGACATTGCAACAATGTCAGGATGCCTTCAATTAAAAACGCATAATCGTCTAAATAAGCATTTAAATGTGCTTTACCGTCTTTATAAGTGGCTAATAATTTGCCATTTTTCCATAAAGTACTACGGATGAAATTTAAAGATTGTTCAGCCGCGTGAATATAATCCGTGCGTTTAAAAATTCGTCCTGCGGTTGCAAGGGCTTTAATCATCATGCCATTCCAAGCGGTTAAGATTTTTTCATCCCGTTGTGGGTGAACGCGCTGTTCACGGGCTTGAAAAAGAATCGCAAGGGCTTTGTCTAAACGGGCATTGACTTCTTCTAGGGATAAATCAAATTTTACTGCGACTGCTTCACGGTCATGCCAACCGAATAAATGCCAATGTGTTTCTTCAAAATTGGCAGGGCGGTTTAAACCAAATTGATAGGCAAATGGCGCGTATAGTTCAGGCGACAATAAGCCCTTGATTTCTTCAGGTGTCCAGACATAAAATTTACCTTCCACACCTTCTGAATCGGCATCTAAGGTGGAATAAAAACCGCCTTCGGACAATTGCATTTCGCGTAAAACCCAATCCGCTGTTGCCTGCGCAACCTGTTTATATAATGGGATTTTTGCCAGTTGCCACGCTTCGCTGTAAATGGTTAAAAATGGCGCGTTGTCATACAGCATTTTTTCAAAATGCGGAATCATCCAATAATCGTCGACAGAGTAGCGACAAAAGCCCCCGCCAACTTGGTCATAAATCCCGCCTAATGCCATGCGTGTGAGGGTGTGCATGGCAATTTGTAATCCATCTTCATCAGGATTTTCTTGATGTGCCGTAATGTGATAGTGATGAAATAATCGCTCGACATTGGTTAAATGGGGGAATTTCGGAGCTTTACTGAATCCACCCCATTCACTGTCAAAACTTTGCTCGATTTGTTGGCGAGCTGTATTGAGCAATTCAGGGCTAATGGTGGTTATGCTAACCCCTTCAGTGCGGGGGGTATCATGATATTCAATTGCTTGGGCAAGTTGTTGGCATTGTTCAACAATACCATGACGATTTTGTCGATAGAATTCGGCGACGCGGTAAAGAATATTTTTAAATGCGGGTAAATTAAAACGGGGTTCTTTTGGGAAATATGTCCCGCCGAAAAAAGGATAATGCGCGTCAGGGGTTAAAAACATGGTTAAGGGCCAACCGCCAGCGCGACGGGTTAGGATTTGGTGCGCCATTTGATAAATTTTATCGAGGTCGGGACGTTCTTCGCGGTCAACTTTAATATTGATGAATAATTCATTCATTACTTGCGCGGTTTCTGGGTCTTCAAAAGATTCATGTGCCATGACATGACACCAATGACAAGCGGAATACCCCACGGATAATAAAATGGGTTTATCTTGTTCACGTGCTAAACGCAGGGCTTCTTCTCCCCATGGATACCAATGTACAGGATTATTTGCATGTTGTTGTAAGTAGGGACTGGTTTCGTGAATGAGGGCGTTGCTATGAACGGTCTCTGATGTAGCAGACATGAAAAGCTCCTGAGTAAATTGGCTTAAATATCAATAGTCAAAAAGGCTGATAGAATCACAACGCATCATCATGTTGTTGATTTTGCATTGTGCTTTTACGCCAATTAATTAAATAGTGTGGACGACATTTTACTTCATCGTAAATTTTAGCAATATAAACGCCGATTAATCCTAGTGCTATCATTAAGATACTGCTCATGAAGAAAATGAGTAGGATAACGGTTGTAAAGCCACCAATGGCACTGCCCATAAATTTTTTATACAGGGCAATTCCGCTGATGAGTAAACCAACGCAGAAACTGAGTACGCCTAGAAAGGTGACGAGATATAGTAGGGTGGATGAAAATGCCATGATGGCGGTGAATGAGTATTTTAAGAGTTTTAACCGTGACCATGTACTTGTCCCGTGTTGGCGAGCGGGGACAGTAAACGGTAGTTGTGCTGATGTAAAACCCATCCATTGCACCATGCCGCGAAAAAAGCGATTGCGTTCTGGTAAATCACAGTAGGTATGGACAACGGTTTTATCGAGTAGTTTGAAATCGCTGTGATTTTTTAGCTCTAAATTAGATAATAGGCTGAAAATAAAATAAAAACTGTTTGCTAACCAGCGACTAAACCATGTTTCTTGTCCGCGTTCTACTTTGTAGCCTTCCACCACTTGTAAACCTTGTGTCCATAATTGCACCATTTGCGGGATTAATTCGGGCGGGTGTTGTAAATCACTGTCCATGACAATGACCGCGTCTGCATGGCGACTGTGTTGTAAACCTGCATAAATAGCGGCTTCTTTGCCAAAATTACGATTTAGGCATAAAACTGATAAGTGGGGGTAAGTTGGTTGTAATACTTGTAAGGTGGTCACGGTTGCGTCGGTTGAGCCGTCATCCACGATTAAGATATGCCAGTCAATATGGGGCTGGTGGGTGAGACTTTCGACAATGATGGGGAGGTGTTTATCTATCGCAAGGGCTTCGTTAAAGACAGGAATAACAAGGGTTATTTTTTTCATAAATCAAATTAATTTTAATTGTTTTCTAATCAATAATGCTTGATAGCTTATTGTTATCCCTATCACTTGTAAAACGATAAATCTGTCTTTTATCAATATTTGTTTTTAGCGGATGTTTAAGAATTGGAAACATAAGGGTATAGACTTGACAATTTACCCTATTTGCAGGCATTATCGCGCACCATGAATACTTTTACTTTGAAACACACAAAACGCCGTTGGCTTGCTGCTCTGTGAGTAGCGACGCTCGCGTGCGTCTGTGTGCAACAAGAAAAGCGTATTTCATAATGATGTAAGCCCATAAAGTTTAAACATCGGCAGAAGCCACAGACTCACAAGGTCTGTGGCTTTTTTGCTTTTTAGGAGTGTTAAAAAATGTTGTCTATTCCTGTTCCTCTCGCTTATATCAGCGTCATTCTTATCTGGTCAACAACCCCGCTCGCAATTAAGTGGAGTAATGAAACAGCGGGGGTGTTGTTTGGCGTGACGGGGCGCATGTTATGTGCGGCGATTATTTGCGTATTGTTATTGCGCGTTTTACATCAGCCTTTCATGTGGGATAAAGCGGCACGGCGTATTTATTTTGCAACCAGTTTGGGCTTGTATGGTTCATTGATGGTGACTTATTGGGGCGCGCAATTTATTCCTTCTGGCTTAATTTCTGTTTTATTTGGACTTTCACCCATTGTCACCAGTTTATTAGCAATGCATTTATTAGTGGGTGAACGGCAATTAAATTTTATTAAATGGTTAGGCTTATTATTAGGGGTTTTAGGCTTATGGATTATCTTTCGTACAGAAATGGGTGTGGGAACAGATAGTTTAAAAGGCTTATTTGCGATTTTATTGGCAGTATTTTTACATTGTTTAAGCGCAGTTTTGATTAAACGGTTAAAAGTAACCTTGTCTCCGCTGATGATGACGACAGGAGGCATACTCTGTGCCTTGCCTATGTATGTTTTAACGGGGTTGATTTTAGGGGTAGAAATTCCTCATGCAATATCGTTAAAGTCGTTGTTGGCAATTTTGTATCTGGGTTTATTCGGCTCAGTGCTGGGCTTTGTTTTATATTTCTACTTGTTGAAAAAGATTGATGCAGGACGGGTTGCATTAATTACATTAATTACGCCTATCTGTGCTTTGTTTTTGGGACAGGCTCTAAATAATGAGGTGATTCATTTTAATATGTGGCTAGGTGCAGTAATCGTTTTAACAGGTTTAAGTGTGTATCAATGGGGGGATAAACGCCAAGTGATGGGTTTATCCTTAAATTCAGTGAAAAATATTTAGTCTGTTTCAAGGCTGGCAGTTCTTGAAGGACTGCCAGTCCTGAAAATATTCGTTCGCGCCGAATTTGACTTGAATTTAATAGGCGTACAAAGCGTTTTTAATCGCATCAGCATCGTCTGTTGTGGGGTCTTGATGATAAGCAATAATCCGCGAAACTTCATTTTTTGACCCTAAAATAACAGGGACACGTTGATGTAATGCGGTTGGAGGAACTTGCATAATTCGTTCATGTCCTGTGGAACTTAACCCGCCCGCTTGTTCTACAATAAACGACATAGGGTTAGCTTCGTATAATAGACGTAACCGCCCGCCTTGTTTCATCAATTTGCTATCTATGGGGTATAAATATACGCCACCCCGCATTAATATCCGATGGACATCGGCAACCATTGAAGCAATCCAACGCATATTAAAATCTTTACTGCGAATGCCTGCTTTTCCTTCTAAACATTCGCCAATATAACGTTTAACGGGGCTTTCCCAAAAACGCATGTTTGACATGTTGATTGCAAACTCTTGTGTATCCACGGGAATCATCATATGCGGATGGGTCAGGATAAATTCACCGACATTTTTATCCAGCGTAAAGCCATTTACGCCGTTACCTGTTGTTAAAACCAACATCGTGGCAGGGCCATAAATCGCATATCCTGCGCAAACTTGTTGCGTTCCTACTTGCAGAAAATCTTGCAGTGTCGGATTTGTAACACCTTCAGGGCAACGTAGAATAGAGAAAATTGTCCCAATAGACACATTATTTTCTATATTAGATGAACCATCTAACGGGTCAAACACTAACAAGTACTTACCGCGTGGATATTGCGAAGGAATGGGATAAATTTCCTCCATTTCTTCCGAAACCATTGCCGCTAAATGTCCCGCCCATTCATTGGACTGTAAAAAAATTTCGTTTGAAATAACATCCAGTTTTTTCTGTACTTCTCCCTGTATATTGACGTTATCTGTCGCGCCCATGATGTCCATTAACGCGCCATGATTCACAGCATTGGAAATAAATTTGCAGGCAGTCACGATATCGTTGAGCAATGCGGTAAATTCGCCTGTTGCCCCTTGAGTATGTCTTTGTTCTTCTATAATAAATTGTGTAATAGTCATGCGGTTATTGTGCATGATGCTCTCCTCTGCTGGTGGTTGTGGAACTATTATTAATATATAAATATTTTTTTTGAATTCTACAGAAACTATAAGAATATTTTTAATTATAATTCTTTATCGTTTGGATAAAACATTATCGTGCTTTGTGGGAAGTGGTATATTGTGAAAATCTAACGAGAATAAAAAAATCGTTATAACATGGATTAAATTAAATATTTTTAGTTGGTATTTGTATAAAAGAGGGTTGTTTTTCTTGAAAAAAAATCTAGGGTTATTTGACCCCAGTGCATTGATGTCATTGGTGGATACAAACAAGCAACAACATGTTGCGCAACAATTACGCATTGCAACAACTATTTTCGACGTTGCAGCTGAGGCGATTGTTGTCACCGATAAAACCAATACGATTTGCGCCGTTAATCCTGCTTTTTCACGGATTACGGGCTATAGCAAAGCGGAGGTTTTAGGTAAAAATCCACAGTTTTTAAGTTCTGGTCGCCATGATGTCAATTTTTACCGAAATATGTGGCAAATATTGAATCAAGCAGGACAATGGCAAGGGGAAATTTGGAATCGACGCAAAAGTGGGGAAATCTATCCTGAATGGTTGACAATTACAAAAATCGAGGATGAAACAGGGGATATTTTCGCGTTTATCGCCATTTTTACCGACATCAGCAAGATAAAGCAGGACGAGGAACAACTTTGGCGACAAACTAATTATGATTTTCTCACAGGCTTGCCAAATAACACCTTATTAAATGACCGCTTATCTAACGCGCTCATTACGGCAATGCGGGAAGAACATTTAGTGGCGTTGTTATTTATTGACCTAGACCATTTTAAAGTGATTAACAATACATTAGGTCATGCTGCGGGGGATTTATTACTACAAAAAGTGGCGCAACGGCTATTAGGCTGTGTCACCGAGATGGATACCGTTGCACGGTTTAGTGGGGATAAATTCACGATTGTCTTAAATAGTGTTGAGAAAGAGGATGAAATTGCAGTTATTGCTGAAAATATTATCGAACAGTTGACTGCTCCTTTTGAATTAAATGGACATTCGGTTTTTGTAGGAACAAGTATTGGGGTTACGGTGTATCCAACGGATGCCAATGACGCAGATATTTTGCTCCGCAATGCGGATATTGCGATGTATCGTGCTAAATCATTAGGACCGAATGTTTATCAATTCTTTACCTCAACCATGAATGAGCAAATTCATACCCGTATGAGTTTGGAACATGATTTACGCCATGCGATTGAGCGTGAAGAGTTAGAACTTTATTACCAACCGATTGTTGATTTAGAAACAGGATTTGTGGCGAAAGCAGAAGCCTTGTTGCGTTGGGAACATCCCAGCAGAGGCAAAGTACCGCCCTATGAATTTATCCCACTTGCAGAAGAAACGGGATTAATTACAAAGTTAGGTGAATGGGTGTTATATACCGCCGCTCGTCAAATGAGCCAATGGCAAACACAAGTCAGTATGCCGATTAGCATTTCTATCAATGTATCAACGCATCAATTAAAACGAGGCTTAAGTATAGCGACCATTGCGGATGTCTTAAGTTATTCGCAATTAGCCTCTCAGCTTTTAACCTTAGAGATTACAGAAAGCCTGTTAATGGAAGATACTGTCGCTAATATTCAATGGTTTCATAAGATTAAAGAGTTGGGCGTTAAGATATCTATTGATGATTTTGGAACGGGTTACTCTTCACTGAGTTATTTAAAACGATTTCCTTTAGATTTTTTAAAAATAGACCGCTCGTTTATCAGAGATGCAATTAATAAACAAGAAGATGCTTCACTGGTTAAAGCTATTATTGCAATGGCACAGGGTTTAAAACTAAAAGTGATTGCAGAAGGGGTAGAAACACAAGAACAACTCTCTTTTCTCCATCAACTTCATTGTGAATATGTACAAGGGTTCTATTTTTTTAAACCTTTATCTGTCACCGATTTTGAAAAGCACGTCCTTGAAAAACATAATGTTCCTTTATTAAAAAAAAGACAATCCAAAAGCTAGCAATTACATAATTTTGTAAAATGGTCAGCAAATGATTAGAGATACAATCCTTGTGGTTGATGACACCCCGATGAGTATAGCTATCTTGGTTTTTTTTCTCACTCAAGAAGGGTTTGAAGTCGTTACTGCAGAAAATGGTAAAGTTGCGCTAGAAACAGCGAAAAATATCCATCCTGATTTAATTCTCTTAGATGTCTTAATGCCTGTTATGGATGGCTTTACCGCGTGCCAATACCTAAAAAGCACACCCAAGACTAAGGACATTCCCATCATTTTTATGACCGCCCTCACAGAAAATGACGATAAAATTAAAGGGTTTTCACTTGGGGCTTCTGATTATATTACGAAGCCTTTTCAAGCAACTGAAGTGCTTG is part of the Beggiatoa alba B18LD genome and encodes:
- a CDS encoding class 1 fructose-bisphosphatase, which codes for MHNNRMTITQFIIEEQRHTQGATGEFTALLNDIVTACKFISNAVNHGALMDIMGATDNVNIQGEVQKKLDVISNEIFLQSNEWAGHLAAMVSEEMEEIYPIPSQYPRGKYLLVFDPLDGSSNIENNVSIGTIFSILRCPEGVTNPTLQDFLQVGTQQVCAGYAIYGPATMLVLTTGNGVNGFTLDKNVGEFILTHPHMMIPVDTQEFAINMSNMRFWESPVKRYIGECLEGKAGIRSKDFNMRWIASMVADVHRILMRGGVYLYPIDSKLMKQGGRLRLLYEANPMSFIVEQAGGLSSTGHERIMQVPPTALHQRVPVILGSKNEVSRIIAYHQDPTTDDADAIKNALYAY
- a CDS encoding DMT family transporter yields the protein MLSIPVPLAYISVILIWSTTPLAIKWSNETAGVLFGVTGRMLCAAIICVLLLRVLHQPFMWDKAARRIYFATSLGLYGSLMVTYWGAQFIPSGLISVLFGLSPIVTSLLAMHLLVGERQLNFIKWLGLLLGVLGLWIIFRTEMGVGTDSLKGLFAILLAVFLHCLSAVLIKRLKVTLSPLMMTTGGILCALPMYVLTGLILGVEIPHAISLKSLLAILYLGLFGSVLGFVLYFYLLKKIDAGRVALITLITPICALFLGQALNNEVIHFNMWLGAVIVLTGLSVYQWGDKRQVMGLSLNSVKNI
- a CDS encoding thioredoxin domain-containing protein; this encodes MSATSETVHSNALIHETSPYLQQHANNPVHWYPWGEEALRLAREQDKPILLSVGYSACHWCHVMAHESFEDPETAQVMNELFINIKVDREERPDLDKIYQMAHQILTRRAGGWPLTMFLTPDAHYPFFGGTYFPKEPRFNLPAFKNILYRVAEFYRQNRHGIVEQCQQLAQAIEYHDTPRTEGVSITTISPELLNTARQQIEQSFDSEWGGFSKAPKFPHLTNVERLFHHYHITAHQENPDEDGLQIAMHTLTRMALGGIYDQVGGGFCRYSVDDYWMIPHFEKMLYDNAPFLTIYSEAWQLAKIPLYKQVAQATADWVLREMQLSEGGFYSTLDADSEGVEGKFYVWTPEEIKGLLSPELYAPFAYQFGLNRPANFEETHWHLFGWHDREAVAVKFDLSLEEVNARLDKALAILFQAREQRVHPQRDEKILTAWNGMMIKALATAGRIFKRTDYIHAAEQSLNFIRSTLWKNGKLLATYKDGKAHLNAYLDDYAFLIEGILTLLQCRWNNSDYAFMLELVDVLLHEFEDKEKGGFFFTGNHHEQLIARLKPLADEAIPSGNGVAAVVLGRLGHLLGNDEYLRAAARTVNIALPAIEQIAYAHNTLLLAVEDYLFPPQLIIIRADAKHLAEWQAVCQHDYAPQRLCFAIPNHLSEPLTGVLANCKPQGEAVAYICHGYQCSAPIHSLTALEEALQAYEMG
- a CDS encoding glycosyltransferase family 2 protein, with the protein product MKKITLVIPVFNEALAIDKHLPIIVESLTHQPHIDWHILIVDDGSTDATVTTLQVLQPTYPHLSVLCLNRNFGKEAAIYAGLQHSRHADAVIVMDSDLQHPPELIPQMVQLWTQGLQVVEGYKVERGQETWFSRWLANSFYFIFSLLSNLELKNHSDFKLLDKTVVHTYCDLPERNRFFRGMVQWMGFTSAQLPFTVPARQHGTSTWSRLKLLKYSFTAIMAFSSTLLYLVTFLGVLSFCVGLLISGIALYKKFMGSAIGGFTTVILLIFFMSSILMIALGLIGVYIAKIYDEVKCRPHYLINWRKSTMQNQQHDDAL
- a CDS encoding ATP-binding protein → MSPFSRPTIPRNSLTLWRWMIFEPELLENYEKTLTKQQLIISLLKSYSWVVLLFFILYIPFSLALWAWDLPNVYPTYFSESFLDLWGKAESIERLQLLALRPFINLSPAQINSAWLFSILKNSVVGGLLMTLFSIGEHAGHILQRFISALFKEGVLWFLLTFIFSLFGNYVGGLAFGLAGGLAGGLAFGLAGGLAVGLAGGLAGGLAVGLAGGLAVGLAVGLAVGLAVGLAVGLAVGLAVGLAGGLAGGLAGGLAVGLAFGLAVGLAFGLAVGLAGGLAGGLAGGLAFIISFYIFFPRIPFFLYYLLFARQQVTLTDNPYIHDAVIFFPLPAMDIQLLTVAQKNPILGTEFIDFLLTSRPLQRRLVAQLTHTTTTGYWLKKDFPETTFNIPKIPTEQANYQPSDNWLQSLEQLEKQLITYKQETSISLKLLHLKRFKQLFDEFSAQTARESRDWNHYYNEALSLLNQRIAQQLANDELEAQKAEPIARNCYREGTPLLLDSENDKTIFMQRNDIKETLAYTINTSATLPLFLLQGQRRVGKTSLLNFLPKMLGSGFTLIKIDCQDGNFNAGVVAIFQDLYQQAVTQLKLSDFPEWHPSKNWVEAFNKLKSALVAASEIRGTKIILALDEYESLHKKLKKQPEQADELLSAMRAFSQAQDKVIFLFSGAALLSELYQPNWAQFFVQTKRLSVDYFDKKTSIKLITEPVPLQYTEEATDLLFEQTQGHPALLQRACKELVDLANKTNRREMNRNDVEMVLQELVNERENYPIQCFWTDFCTEHTCHQTVFQLLAGEQPDDIIVIDKLALHGFIIETTTGWQLRCPLFKQWLLKHGKVIYIELQRCDAKIES
- the sodB gene encoding superoxide dismutase [Fe] codes for the protein MEHKLPELPYAMDALAPHISKETLEFHYGKHHQTYVTNLNNLIRGTEFENASLEDIVKKSSGGVFNNAAQVWNHTFYWHCLSPKGGNEPTGKLAEAINKNFNSFTEFKEKFTQTAITTFGSGWAWLVQKADGSLALVSTSNAATPLTTGDTPLLTCDVWEHAYYVDYRNARPKYVESFWNLVNWEFVAGNLK